The genome window TAGAAGTACAATCACTAAATGGGGTGAAGCTGCTTATGGTGACGAAGTATTGAATCCAACTCATAAATTCAGCTTGAATGATAATAAATCAGGACGTATCTGCCGTAAATATTATATTCCAATTGCTACACGTCGTGCATTGGACAAAAAAGACGGACACTTACCATTGAATGTGCCATTGATTCGTTTGGCTGAAATGTATTTGACAAGAGCAGAAGCTGCTTATCAATTAGGTGATGCAGGTGGAGCTTTAGCAGATATCAATGTTATCAGAGCCCGTGTAAAACTTGATCCTAAAGTAGGTTTGGCTGGTCCAAATTTATTGAGACAAATTTACAAAGAGCGTCGTTTAGAATTGGCTTTCGAAGGATTACGTTTGTTTGATATCCGTCGTGAGAAAGACCCAAGTACTGGAAAATCTGTTATTGAATCTTTGATGGGACCAAACGGAACTTTTGTTAAATACAATTTGAGTTCTACAGATCCTTATGAAACTACCAATTTGAAAGAGGCTCAGGACAAAGGAACCAATTTTAATCCTGCCAAAAATTTACTATGGCCAATTCCACAATTGGAAATAGATTTAAGCGGTGGTTTAATAACTCAAAATACTGGTTATTAATATGACTATTGTTAAAAATAATTATAAAGTAAGCCTGCTGATTGCGGGCTTGCTTTTCATCAACTCTTCTTTAATAAGCTGCAGTTCATCTGATAGTACTGATGATTCAACACCAGTTAATTCTACTACAAGAGATTTGAATGTAAATCTTGATGCTAATCTGCAGACAATGGAAAGCTTTGGTGCTTCGGATGCATGGCAGTGTAATTTCATTGGTAAAAACTGGCCTCAGGATAAAAGAAACACTATCGCTGATTTATTATTCAGTAAAGATGTAGATGCTGATGGGAATCCAAAAGGAATTGGATTATCACTTTGGCGTTTTAATCTGGGAGCAGGAAGTACTGAGCAGGGTGATGCAAGTGATATAGGCGATGAATGGAGACGTACCGAATGTTTTACTGCTGATGGTGTTACTTATGATATGACCAAGCAGGCTGGACAGGTATGGTTTATGAAAGCGGCTAAAGCACGCGGGGTTGAAAAGTTATTGGCTTTTGCAAATAGTGCGCCTGTTTATTTGACAAATAATGGTAAAGCTCATGCAAGCATTAAAGAGTTTTACAATCTAAAGGATGGAAAAATGCCTGAATTGGCAGATTTTTGGGTGAATTCAATTGATAAATTGAAAACAGTTCATGGTCTGACAATCGATTATATCAGCCCTTTCAATGAACCGCAGTATGAGTGGGATGGAACAAGTCAGGAAGGTTCACCTGCTACAAATGCAAATATATACAATTTGGTATCTGTTTTATCTCCAAAACTGCAGACAAAAGGTCTTAGTTCCCAAATTGTTGTAGGAGAAGCTGGAGCTTATGAGCCATTGTATAAAACGGTGAGCAGTACAGCCAGCAGATCAGGTCAGATTGATTATTTCTTTGGACCAAATTCTACAAAAAATATTGCTTCAATGAGCAATGTAAAGAAAACAATATCTGGTCACAGTTATTGGCAGGCTTGGCCATTGAACGAACTTATTACTTCAAGACAATTGGCTGCTTCAAAAATTATGACAGCTCCGGGACTTAGTCTTTGGTCTTCTGAATATTGTGTTCTTGAAAGCCCTGGAGCTTCTGAATTGATTGGCGGTGGTGGTCCTGGAAGAGACTTGGGAATACAGTTAGCACTTTGGACAGCCCGTATTATTAGTACAGATATTTCTATTGGGGGTGTTACTTCATGGCAGTGGTGGACAGCAATTAGCCGTGGTGATTATAAAGATGGTCTGATTCACGTAGATGACGGCGCGTCAAAAGGAGCTGGAAATGCCGATTACTGCAAAAATGACGGCTTCATTAGGGATTCCAAAACGCTTTGGGCTTTAGGAAACTTCTCTTTCTTTGTAAAACCGGGAATGGTGCGGGTGCAGATACCAGGTTTGGATAATGCGGCTGCAGCTACTGATGTAATGCTGACTGCTTACAAAGATGCGACGAATAAAAAATTGGTAATTGTAGCTGTAAATTTCAGTAACACAGCAAGAACGTACAAGCTGAATCTTTCAGGAGGTACTTTAACAAATAATAAGTTTACGCCTTACACAACTTCAGATACTAAAAGTCTGAAAAAAGGAACTGATGTAGATGCAGCAGGTTTTGAGATAGGAGCAAGATCAGTTGTAACATACGTTGGTACCTACAAGTAAAATATTTTTTGGATAGAACTTTGTTTTGCTTTTTTTACCCCTAATTTCATGAATTAGTGTTGTTAGGGGCAAAAAAAGGCAGGGCAAAAAAGTATATATAATTGGCAGTCATATTGTACATGCTATTTGTGAACTGCAATTTGCATCTATCTGATATAAGTTAAAATAAGTGAAAAACAATTGACAATCATGAGGCAAAAATATTTCCTATTAGGGGTTTTATTGTTAGGATTTGGAATAATAAACATAAATGCACAATCTAGCACAAGTGATAACTTAATAGCACAGCCTATTACAGATAACACAGTGCCATTTAGTGTTTTTGATAATGGTATTTCAGCTCCTGTTACATGGGGACTTGATACCGCTTGGCCTGATGAAAATAATATGCGCAGAGGCGTATCTTTTATGGGCAAAGAAAATGTTGATATTGTAAGAATATCATTTCAGCCTACTCGTGAACTGATTAATGGTGAATTTCAAAGCGGCAACTATGTAGGAGCAGATGGAATAACATACAGCAGTCAAACAGATTGGCTGGACAGACGTCTTGCTCTTGTGGCTTTAACAGGAGAAAAAACAAAAGTGGCATTCAATTGTGACCACCCTTTTGTAGCTTCCTGGTTTAGTCCTGGTGATCGTACTGCTTATGCCCAACGCTGGGAACAGCTGATCTATGCAAGTACAAAATATGCTCAGGGAAAAGGGAGAACCGTAGTATCTGTAGCACCTTTTAATGAACCAGATAATGGATGGGGGCAGGGTACTGTTACAAACTTTAATGATATTGCAGCTCGTCTAAAAAGTAATCCTTATTTTTCTGCTATCCGTGTTTCGGGAGGGAATACGCTCAATTGCGATCTGGCTCATAATTGGTATGATCAGTTAAAGGCTAATTTAGATGAAGGGAATACGCATCAGCTTGCTGGTGGATTTGATGGTTATGCAAGTTTTTTTGAGAAAGTCCGAACTGACGGCAAGTATGCCACCGCTGATGAATTACACAATGTAATGGAAGCAATTGTTGGCATCAAATACGGCATGCAGACCGGAATATGGTGGGGAACCGCCGAACTTGCAAGAGGTGAATTTGTAAAAGCAAGCCGAAACGGAAAACGATTGGCTTATGCAGAAAATCGTCCAAAGTGGACAGCCGCCGCAGTTTATAAAACAAGCCAAGGCAGCGTGCAGGCATTTGGAGGAACTTCTGAAAGACAGGCTGTGGCCACTTCGTACCGTTTTATATCAAAAGACAAAGAGGTTTATTTTGATGGTTATGGCCCGCAGCGTGAATATACGATGCAATTGCCAGGGGGTACCGGCTACCAAAAGGGGCAAACCAATGCCGAAAGGGTTGTTAATATTACTTGGGGTGATGATATACAGCCGGTTATAAATGGCCGTTATATATTAGTAAACCGCAAAAGCGGAAAAGTATTGGAAGTTGAGAATGGCTCTACTTCAGCTGGTTCAAGCCTTCGTCAATACAATTATAATTCAAGTGCTGCATATCAGCAATGGAATGTTACTCCAGTCGATTCTAGGATTGGTGGTGATTTTAGCTATTTTACATTTACAGCACAGCATAATGGCATGTCTCTGGATATCTATAATTATTCATTAGAGGATGGAGGAAAAATTGTCGTTTGGAACGATCTTAAATCAGTAAACCAGCAGTGGTTTCTTGATTATTCCGAGGATGGATGGTTTTATATTCGCAGCCGATTCAGTGCAAAATGTCTGCAGACTGCCAGTACAGGAGATAATATTGAACAATCCGAAAAATCTGGAGGGACGCAGCAGCAATGGCGTTTAATCCCTATTGGTACTCCTATAGATTTTGTATCTCCCAGTGCTCCAGGCAATTTAACAGCCACAGCTAATGCTGCTTCTATTCGGTTAGACTGGACGCCTAGTACGGATGCAGATGTTGCCGGCTATACAGTTTTTAGAGCCGAATCAAAAGGCGGATCTTACAATACAATAGGCCGAAATATAAAAACAGCTTCTTTTGTCGATAATACAGCATCTGTAGGGAAAACTTATTTTTATGTTATCAAAGCAGTAGATTATTCTTTGAATCGTTCTGTTTATTCGAATGAAACTTCGGCTGCAGCCACAGGCAATAAAGATATCATAGCACATTTTCAATTTGATGATAATACATTAGACAAGAGTATTCAATTAAACCACAGTGCTTCATACGGTGATATTGCCTTTGTTGACGGAAAAACAGGCTCAAAAGCAATTTCGCTGAAAGGTACTAATGGTTTCTTGCAGCTTCCAGCAAATGTGGCTAATCATGATGAAAGTACTATTGCAGCATGGGTAAATTGGAAAGGTGGAAATCAGTGGCAGCGAATTTTTGATTTTGGAAATGGTGTGAATGAAAATATGTTTTTAACTGCCAATGCTAACAGTGGTAATTTACGTTTTGTAATCAATAATGGGAATGGTGAGATTCAATTGGAGAGTGACAAGTTAGCAGTCTCCACTTGGGTACATGTCGCTGTAACAATAAGTAAAACAAAAGGTTTAAAAATGTATGTCGATGGTAAATTAGTAAAACAGCTGGATAACTCGACTGTCAGCCCAAATGATTTTAAACCAATTCTTAATTATATCGGCCAATACACTGCAGATCCGTTATTCAATGGCTATATAGACGATTTCAGAATTTACAATTACACATTATCTGAAAACGAAATAGCAGCTCTTGCTTCTAGCAGTTTAGGTGTAGATTCAAATGAGAAGAACGGAAGCGGAGCGGCAAACGTATCATTATGGCCTGTTCCTGCTGATGAGGTGATGCGTATGGGGCTTGCTGAAATGAATAGTACTGCATCAGCTCTTGTTGTATATGATATGCAAGGAAAAATTGTTATAAACAGAACGTATAGTGATAGTAAAAATATAGAACTGGATACTTCTGATCTTCCATCTGGAACTTATATACTAAAATTGAAAAATGACGAAAAATCAGTTGTCAAACAATTTATTGTAAGGCATTGATTTTTGTTTAGATTATGATATTTTTTACAGATTTTCCCGCAAGTTAATAAGCAGAATCTCTTGAGTGTTATCGTAAAAGCTGATAATAGTTATAATATTAATATACAAAGAATAAAAAAATGAAAAAGGTATATGTTTCGCTTGTATTGCTAATGAGTATACACTCTTTTGCACAGCGGACAATTAGCATCAGTACTGATAATGTCGTACAGACCATGGATGGATTTG of Flavobacterium marginilacus contains these proteins:
- a CDS encoding glycoside hydrolase → MTIVKNNYKVSLLIAGLLFINSSLISCSSSDSTDDSTPVNSTTRDLNVNLDANLQTMESFGASDAWQCNFIGKNWPQDKRNTIADLLFSKDVDADGNPKGIGLSLWRFNLGAGSTEQGDASDIGDEWRRTECFTADGVTYDMTKQAGQVWFMKAAKARGVEKLLAFANSAPVYLTNNGKAHASIKEFYNLKDGKMPELADFWVNSIDKLKTVHGLTIDYISPFNEPQYEWDGTSQEGSPATNANIYNLVSVLSPKLQTKGLSSQIVVGEAGAYEPLYKTVSSTASRSGQIDYFFGPNSTKNIASMSNVKKTISGHSYWQAWPLNELITSRQLAASKIMTAPGLSLWSSEYCVLESPGASELIGGGGPGRDLGIQLALWTARIISTDISIGGVTSWQWWTAISRGDYKDGLIHVDDGASKGAGNADYCKNDGFIRDSKTLWALGNFSFFVKPGMVRVQIPGLDNAAAATDVMLTAYKDATNKKLVIVAVNFSNTARTYKLNLSGGTLTNNKFTPYTTSDTKSLKKGTDVDAAGFEIGARSVVTYVGTYK
- a CDS encoding LamG-like jellyroll fold domain-containing protein, with the protein product MRQKYFLLGVLLLGFGIININAQSSTSDNLIAQPITDNTVPFSVFDNGISAPVTWGLDTAWPDENNMRRGVSFMGKENVDIVRISFQPTRELINGEFQSGNYVGADGITYSSQTDWLDRRLALVALTGEKTKVAFNCDHPFVASWFSPGDRTAYAQRWEQLIYASTKYAQGKGRTVVSVAPFNEPDNGWGQGTVTNFNDIAARLKSNPYFSAIRVSGGNTLNCDLAHNWYDQLKANLDEGNTHQLAGGFDGYASFFEKVRTDGKYATADELHNVMEAIVGIKYGMQTGIWWGTAELARGEFVKASRNGKRLAYAENRPKWTAAAVYKTSQGSVQAFGGTSERQAVATSYRFISKDKEVYFDGYGPQREYTMQLPGGTGYQKGQTNAERVVNITWGDDIQPVINGRYILVNRKSGKVLEVENGSTSAGSSLRQYNYNSSAAYQQWNVTPVDSRIGGDFSYFTFTAQHNGMSLDIYNYSLEDGGKIVVWNDLKSVNQQWFLDYSEDGWFYIRSRFSAKCLQTASTGDNIEQSEKSGGTQQQWRLIPIGTPIDFVSPSAPGNLTATANAASIRLDWTPSTDADVAGYTVFRAESKGGSYNTIGRNIKTASFVDNTASVGKTYFYVIKAVDYSLNRSVYSNETSAAATGNKDIIAHFQFDDNTLDKSIQLNHSASYGDIAFVDGKTGSKAISLKGTNGFLQLPANVANHDESTIAAWVNWKGGNQWQRIFDFGNGVNENMFLTANANSGNLRFVINNGNGEIQLESDKLAVSTWVHVAVTISKTKGLKMYVDGKLVKQLDNSTVSPNDFKPILNYIGQYTADPLFNGYIDDFRIYNYTLSENEIAALASSSLGVDSNEKNGSGAANVSLWPVPADEVMRMGLAEMNSTASALVVYDMQGKIVINRTYSDSKNIELDTSDLPSGTYILKLKNDEKSVVKQFIVRH